Part of the Propioniciclava sp. MC1595 genome is shown below.
GCGACGAGGTGGTTGCTGATGCGGTTGAGCTCCATCATCAGCACGCGAATCTGCGTGGCGCGCTCGGGGATCTTGTCCTCGATGCCGAGCAGGCGCTCGACGGAGAGGCAGTAGGCCACCTCGTTGAAGATCGGGGCGACGTAGTCCATGCGGGTCACGAACGCCGAACCCTGGGCCCAGTTGCGGAACTCCATGTTCTTCTCGATGCCCGTGTGCAGGAAGCCGATGCCCGGGCGGACGCTCTTCACCGTCTCGCCCTCGGTCTCCAGGATCAGGCGGAGGACGCCGTGGGTCGCGGGGTGCTGCGGGCCCATGTTGATGACGAGGGTCTCGTCACCGCGCTCGGCCTGCTCCTGCTGGATGTCGGCCCAGTCGCCGCCCATGGGCATGTAGACCGTGCCCGTGGTCGCCTCGGATCCCTGGGCGTAGTAGTCGTGGTCCTGGCTCACCGGTATTCCCTCCGCTGGTCCGGGGGCGGCACAACGGCGCCCTTGTACTCGACGGGGATGCCGCCGAGGGGGTAGTCCTTGCGCTGCGGGTGGCCCACCCAGTCATCCGGCATGAGGATGCGGGTCAGGGCCGGGTGCCCGTCGAAGATGACGCCGAACATGTCCCACGTCTCCCGCTCGTGCCAGTCGGCGGCCGGGTAGGTGGGGACGACGCTGGGGACGTGCGGGTCGGCGTCCGGAGCGGTCACCTCGAGCCGCACGCGGCGGTTGTGGGTGTAGGAGAGCAGGTGGTAGACCACGTGCAGTTCGGCGCCGGCGTCGGACGGGTAGTGGACGCCGGAGACGCTCATGCAGCCCTCGAAACGCAGGTGGGCGTCGTCGCGCAGGGCGCGGACGACCTCGACCAGCTTCTCGCGGGGGACGAAGATCGTCAGCTCGCCGCGGTCGAACAGGACGCGGGAGATCGCGCCGTCGACCAGACCCTCCAAGCGGGTGAGGAGGCGCTCGTTCGCGTCGTCCAGCGGACGCGCGGACGACTGCACGGGCAGGTACTCGCGGACGATGCCGCCGTAGCCGGAGGTGTCGGGCGAACCCTCGGACCACATGCCCGACCGGGTCACGGGCGGGCTGGGCTCGACGTCCTCGCGCTCGAGGCCGGCCACGGGGGCCGAGTCGGGGTTGGGGACGACGTCGCCGTCGATCGTCTTCTCCTCGCCGGGGAGCTTCTCGTCGCTCATCGCATGAGGCCCTTCATCTCGAGCGTGGGGGTCGCGGCGAGCTGGAGCTCCTCCAGGTCCTCCAGAACCTTGGCGCGGTGGGCGCCCATCGGGTCGCGGAGCACGATCTCACGCAGCTTGAACATCCCGTCGATGAACATGTCCGGACGCGGCGGGCAGCCGGGCACGTACACGTCGACGGGGACGATGTGGTCGCCACCCTGGACGATGGCGTAGTTGTTGAACATGCCGCCGGAGCTGGCGCACACGCCCATCGCCATGACCCACTTCGGGTTCGGCATCTGGTCGTAGACCTGCCGCATGACCGGGGCCATCTTCTGGCTCACGCGGCCCGAGATGATCAGCAGGTCGGCGTGGCGGGGCGAGGCGCGGAAGGCGACCTGGCCCCAGCGGTCGGCGTCGTACCGGGCGCAGCCGAACGCCATCATCTCGATGGCGCAGCAGGCCAGGCCGAAGGTGGCCGGCATGATCGAGGCGCGGCGCATCCAGCCGGCGATGCCCTCGATCGTGGTGGTCAGGATTCCCGACTCGGGGAGTGCGTCTTCGATACCCATTTCAGATTCCCTTTCCTACCGGCTCAGTCCCACTCCATGCCGCCGCGCTTGTACTCGTAGTAGTACGCGATGCACAGCAGCAGGAGGAACACGATCATGGAGAGCACGGCGAACATGCTCAGCTGGTCGAACGCCACCACCCAGGGGTAGAGGAAGGCGATCTCGACGTCGAAGACGAGGAACATCATCGCGGTGATGTAGTACTTCACCGGGAAGCGCCCACCGCCGGCGGCCCTGGGGGTCGGGTCGATGCCGCACTCATACGGCATGTACTTCACCTTGTTGTACGTCTTCGGGCCGATGACCAGCGAGGCCACGATCATGACGGCCAGGAGGATGGCCGAGAAGAACAGCACCCCAAGGATCGGAACGTAGGGGCTCATCGCACCCTTCCCTTCTGGTAGTACGTCATGCCGACGGCACCACCCTCGTCAACGACGTGATGGTCTTGTCCATCCAGTCACCGTCCTTGGTGTCGTACAGATGGGCCAGCAGCTTCATCGTGAACTTCATCAGAGTCGGCCTGGGCAAACCGTATCGCGTACAGAGCCGCATGATCTCGGGACGCTCGATAAGCGACACGAAGACTTGACCGAGCCTGAAGTAGCCACCCCACTCGTCCTCGAGGCGGGTGCGGTAGCCGTGGAGGGCCTTCTCGGCGCCGGGCGTCCCGAAACCCCTGCTGCGGGCGTCGGCGATGGCGTCGGCGGCCATGTCGGCGGCCTCCATCGCGTACGGGATGCCCTCGCCGTTGAAGGGGCTCACCATGCCGGCGGAGTCGCCGACCAGGACCAGCCCGCGGTGGTAGGCGGGCTTGCGGTTGAAACTCATCGGGAGGGCGGCCGAACCGATCGTGCCGACCATGTTCTCCTGCGTGAGGCCCCACTCGGCCGGGAAGTTCGCGAGGACCTTCCACATCAGGTCGCGGAAGTTCATCTTCGCCGACGCCGCCGAGCTGGAGACCGTGCCGAGGCCGAAGTTCACGGTGCCGTCGCCGAGGGCGAACAGCCACGCGTAGCCCGGGAGGAGGTTGGACTCCCCCGGCTTGCCGTCCCACAGCTCGAGGTGGCTTTCCATGAGGTCGTCGTGGGTGCGGGCCGGGCTGGTGAAGTAGGCGCGCGCCGCGACGCCCATCGGGCGCTTGCGGTTCTTCTCCAGGCCCATCGCGATGGCCAGGCGGCTGGAGTTGCCGTCGGCGGCGATGGTGATCGGCGCGCGGTACTCGACCCCCGCCTTCGTCCGGACGCCGACGATGCGGTCGGTGCGCTCGTCGATGATCGGGTCGGAGACGTTCGCGCCCTCGTGGAGGGTGGCCCCGGCGTCCACGGCGAGGCGGGCGAGCATCTCGTCGAAGTCGCCGCGCCGGCGGGTGAGGCCGTAGTTGGGGAACTCGGCCAGCTCGGGCCAGCGGAACTCGAAGGGCTCGGGGTGGCCGCCGTAGGTGCGCAGGCCGTGGTTGTGCACCCAGCCCGCCTCCTCGGAGACGTCGACGCCGAGGCGCACGAGCTGCTTGGTCGCGCGCGGGGTGAGCCCGTCGCCGCAGACCTTGTCGCGGGGGAAGGTGGCCTTCTCCAGGAGCGTGACCTGGAGGCCCCGGTCGGCGAGCCACTTCGCGGCGGTCGAACCGCCCGGGCCCGCGCCGACGACGATGACGTCGGATTCGACCACCGACTGCGCCGCGCGCTGCTCGGTCATCGAATCACACCCCTCCTCAGGGCACCACGCGGTGCCCGACTCCGGGTCAGTCTAGGGAAGTCATCAGACAAGCGCCATTTAGCGGCCGCCCTCGTGTCACCCGTAGTCAGCAGCATGTTATGGACGTGATATCCGAAACGAAACAGTTGCGGAAATGGTGGGTTGGGGTGGTGGCGAGGGGCACCCAACCCCTTACCGGGCCCGCGCGGCCTTCTCGGCGTCGAGGAGCTTCTGCTGCTCCTTGGCCTGCTCGGACATCTCCTCCAGGTTGAAGCCCGTCCGGAGGATGACCAGCACGACCACACCGATGGCCAGCGACCAGATCGGGTCGGCGTTGAGCAGCACCGGAGCGCTCACGAGGGCGGCGACGTCGAAGCCGCGCAGCAGGTTGAACACCAACGTGGGCGGCACCGCGCCCGCGCCGGTGGCCATCATCGGCACCGCGAAGTTCACCGGCTTGGCGGTCTGCCACCGGATCGCGGCGGCGAGCCCGGCGACACCACAGGCCAGGGCGACCGTCACGGCCGCCAGCGGTGAGCGCTGCAGGCCTCCCGTGACGCCCAGGAACGCCGGGATCGTCGCCAACGACCACACCAGCGCCAGCACCGCCGGCACGGCGAACGTGGCCGTGCGCAGTTGCGCGGTCGTGAAGGGCAGCGCCCGGGCCAGTCCGCTCGAGCGCGAGAGCACGCGCAGCGCCCCCAGCGTGGGCACGAGGGCGAACATCAGGGCGACCGCCGACAGGAGGGGGGTCAGCAGCGCCAGCCCGATCGCGTCGGAGGCGTACGGCGCCAGCACGGCACCGGCCAGCCCGATCAGCGGCCGCGGGAAGCGCTTCAGCCGCTGGACGTCGCGCCACACGAGCGCCTGCGCGCCGAGTCCACGCCCCGGCACCGGCTTCACGTGGCCCCGCTCGATCGCCTCGCGGTCGACCAGGATGTCGCGGGCCAGGCCCAGGTCGAGGCCGAACATCGCGCCCTGCAGCCCCGAGACCAGCGAGCCACCGGAGGTCAGGCGGGTGCGCGCGAAGCGGTCCAGGCGGCGGTGGGCACCGACGGTGAAGAAGACCGTCATCAGCAGGCCCAGGCCGGCCAGGGCCCACGGCACCACGCGCACCCAGGCCGGCGGCTCGATGTGCAGCCAGCCCGCGGCGACGGCGACCATCGTGCCGAGCACGACCGCCGCCAGCGCGGCCAGGACCGCCTGGGCGACCCGCAGGGCCTTCACCCGCTCGAACGACTGCTCCCAGGCCGACCAGGCGACCAGTCCCGAGGCCACCAGGCCGGACGCCGCGGCCCACGCCCCCACGACCCACAGCGGTTCTCCGGCGATGCCCGCGATGCCGGCGGACACCAGCCCCGCGACCACGAGGGCCCCGAGCACGACGGCCCACAGGCGCCCGCGCAGGATGCGCTTTCGCCCGATCGGCGCCTCCATGAGCCAGAAGCCCTCGGCGGCCGAGGCCAGCACCGGACCGAACAGGCGGGCGGTCGACACCGCCAGCGCGGCGATCGCGAAGAAGGTGCCCCATGGCACCAGCAGGCGCCCGTTGAGGCACGCCGCGGTGTCACACGACGCCGACTGCGTCTGGCTCCCCACGATGACGTTGATGACCATCGCACCGATCATGGCGACGCTGAAGATCGCGATGTACGCGTCCTGGAGCACGTCGAGGATCGACCGGGTGGCGCGGCCGTGGCGCCAGGACTTCACCAGCGCGTGCAGGGCCCGCTCGTCGACGACCTCGGGCTCCTCCTCGGGCAGCCAGGCGAAGTCCCACTCACGGTCGGCGTACTCGGCGTAGGGGTCGGTCGGCACCACCACGGGCTGGGGCGCGACCACCTGCGGTTCGGGCTGGTGCTGCTGCTTGGCGCCCTTGCGGCGCGCGCGGGCCATCAGGCCTCCACCCCGGCCCCCGGCTCGGCCGCGGCGTCGGCGTCCGGGGTCGGCGGACCGACCTGCACGATGCGGGTGGCCACCTGCCCGACCAGGTACGGCTCGTGGGAGGCGAACACGATGGCCAGCCCCCGCTTGCGCTCCTCGGCCAGCCGGGCGGCGAGCCACGCGACGCCCTCGACGTCGAGGCGCTGCTCGGGCTCGTCCAGCACCAGCAGGCGGCGCGGGCGCACGAACGCCGTGCCCAGCGCGAGGCGGCGCCGCTGGCCCGACGACAGCGTGCCGGGCAGCTGGCCCGACTGCGGGACGAGCTGCACCTCCTCGAGCACCTCGTCGACGATCGACTCGGGGTCGGGGACGCCGTGGGCGCGGGCGAGCAGGTCCAGGTGCTCCACGACCGAGAGGTCGGGGAAGAAGTCGAGGTCGTCGATGACCGAGGCCATGCCCTTGCGGATGGTGGCGTTGGTCTCGCTCATCCGGGTGCCCTCGAACTCGACGCGGCCCTCGTCGGGACGCACCGCGCCGACCAGCATGCGCAGGATCGTCGACTTGCCGGCACCGTTGCGCCCGGTCAGGGCCACGGCCTCGCCTGCGCGCACCGACAACGAGAAGTCGTGCACGATGCGGGCGGGGCCGAAGGACTTGGAGATGCTGGTCGCGGTGAGGACCGGTGCGCGGGACGCCATGTCCTCAAGCATGGCAGGATCATCAGGTGCAGAAGTTCGATGCCCGCGCCACGCTCGCCAAGCGCCGCGCGGATGTGGCCGCCATGTTCGACGGCGTGGCCGGCCGGTATGACCTGATGAACGACGCCATGACCGGCGGACTGGTGCGCGCGTGGCGCGCCGAGACGCTGCGCGCGGTCGACCCCCGCCCGGGCCAGCGCATCCTCGACCTCGCGGCCGGCACCGGCACCTCCTCGCGCACCTTCGCCGACGCGGGCGCCCTCGTGGTGCCCGCCGACCTGAGCCTCGGCATGGTGACCGAGGGCAAGAAGCGCCAGCCCGACCTGGGCTTCGTGAACGCCGACGCCCTCGAGCTCCCCTTCGCCGACGACACCTTCGACGCCGTCACGATCAGCTACGGCCTGCGCAACATCGAGGACACCCTCGCCGCCCTCACCGAGATGCGCCGCGTCACCGCGCCGGGCGGCGTCCTCGTCGTGGCCGAGTTCTCCACGCCCACGTGGGGCCCGTTCCGCACCCTGTACCGCGAGTACATCCCGCGCGTGCTGCCCGCGATCGCCCGCGTGCTGTCCACCAACAACCCGGCCTACAACTACCTGGCCGAGTCGATCAACGCGTGGCCCGACCAGGCGACCCTGGCCGGCCTCATCCGCGAGGCGGGCTGGCACGACGTCGAGTGGAAGAACCTCACCGGCGGCATCGTGGCCCTGCACCGGGCGGTCGCCTGACCCCCACGGAGCCACCGATGTCGTTCACCCTGGACGCCTACGCCGCCCGCAGCTGCCCGCTCAAGACGGTGAACCTGTTCACCCCCAACCTCGTCGCGCCCAGCCTCGAGCGCCCCGACCCGCCGTTCTTCCGTGACGCCGACGCCATCGAGGCCGAGGTCATGGCGGCGGTCCTCGGCGGCCCGGGCCGGGTGGTCGACCTGCGTCCGCTGCGCGAGGGCCCGAGCGCGGACGCCGAGGCGGCCTGCCTCGAGGCGCTGGCGTCCGGCGCCGACGTGGTCATCGCCGGCCTGCTGCCCAAGGACGAGGTCTCGCACCGCCGCGGCCGGCCGTCCCTGCTGGTGCGCTCGCGCGGCGAGGGCGGCGGCTACCACCCCGTCCAGGTGAAGCTCCACCGCGTCCTGGAGGCCGACCCCGACGGTGAGCCGCTCGACGTGGCGTCCCTCACCACCCCCCGGCGGCCGGTCATGGTCACCGGACGGCGCTTCCGCTGGGGCAGCCGCCTGAACGCGGCGCTGCAGATGGCCCACTACTGGCGCCTGCTCGAGGCGTGCGGGTACGCCGCGCGCATCCCGTGGGCCGGCCTCGTCGGCATCGACAAGATCGCCCTCGACCCCGAGCACCCCGGGCAGGTCGAGCAGGTGATCACCTGGCTGAACCTCGGCCAGGAGCGCGTGCCGCCCGACCCGCGCCACCTCGACCGGCCCGAGGACGCCGAGCCCGTCAGCACGCTGGCCCGCTACGACGACGAGCACCGCTACCGCGTCGAGCTCGCCCAGGCGGCGCTGGCCTCCTCGGGGCAGGACCAGCTGCTCACCCCGATCCTGTCCAGCGAGTGCCGCGGGTGCGTGTGGCAGGAGCACTGCCAGGCGCAACTGGACGCCGACGACCTGTCCCTGCGCATCACCAAGGCCCCGCTCGACGTCCACGAGGTGCGCACCCTGCGCCGCCTCGGCATCTCGACGGTGGCCGAGCTCGCCCACGCCGACCTCGACGACCTGCTCGAGCAGTACCTCCCCCGCGCCAGCCACCGGCTCGGCAGCGAGGAGCGGCTGCGGCGGGCGTACCGCCGGGCCACCCTCATGGACGCCGGCGTCCAGCTCGAGCGCCAGACGCAGGGCCCGCTGGACCTGCCCCGCCACGACCTCGAGATCGACGTCGACATCGAGACCTCCTCCGACGACCGGGTGTACCTGTGGGGGTTCTGGGTCGACGACCCGTCCCGCGGCGAGCCCTACGGCCGGCAGTTCGCGACCTTCGCCGACCTCGACGACGCCGCCGAGCTGGACCTCGCCCGGCGCGCCCTGGGCTGGCTGCGCCAGGTGGTGGCCGGGCGCGACGCGGCGGTCTACCACTACTCCGACTACGAGGTGATCCGGCTGAACCGGCTGGCCCAGCGGCTCGGCGAGGTCGGCACCTGGGCGACCACCTGGGCGGCCGACGGGTTCGTCGACCTGTTCGAGGTGGTGCGGCGCAACTACTTCGGCGCCAACGGGCTGGGACTGAAGGTGGTCACGGCCGCGGTGACGGGGTTCGCCTGGCGCGACGAGGACCCGGGCGGCCTGAACTCCCAGAGCTGGTTCGCCGAGGCCGTCGGCGACCCCGACGAGCGGGTGCGCGAGCTGGCCCGCGTGCGGGTGCTGGAGTACAACGAGGACGACGTGCGCGCCACCTGGCACCTGCGCCGGTGGCTGCGCGAGCAGGCCTGAGCTACGCGGCCCGGCGCCCGGCCGACCCGCCGCGTGGAGGCCGGACCGCGACGCGGTCGAGGCCCGCGGCCGCGGCCACCTGCTCGGCCAGCCCGCGGGCATACCCGTCGGGCCCGCCGAACCAGGCCAGCCCGTCGAGGGCGACGTCGGCCAGGGCGCGCCCCTGGCGCACCACGACATAGGGCACCGAGACCAGGCCCGGCTGTACCTCGACCGCGTGCACCTGCTCCCACGGCACGTGGCCGAGGCGCGGCAGCACGATGCCGGCGTCGTCGTGGCGCACGCGCAGGGACAGGGCGAGCCACGCCGTCACGAGCCCGCCGAGCACCCCTGCCGCGCCGAGCAGCAGGCCCGCGGGGCGGGAGAGGCCGACGAACGACAGGGCGCCCAGCACGAACCACCCGACGGCGACGAGGCCGGTGATGACGACCATCGGCCCCGAGAACGTGCGGAAGTGACCCTCCATCAGCCGATCACCGTGCCCACCAGCACGCCCACGGCCGCCAGCACCTCGGCGATGCCGGTCACCTTGAGCACCCGGATCAGCTCGGGGCCGCGCGCGCCCTGCAGCACCCGGGCGACCGGACCGACGAGGACGATGAGCCCCAGCAGGCCCAGCGCCGCCCACCAGGTCGTGCCCGCGGCGAGCAGCACGATGCCGAGCGCGCCCAAGCCGACGAGCGCGACGTAGAACCACCGGGTCCCGCGGTCACCCAGCCGCACGGCGAGGGTGCGCTTGCCCGACTCGGCGTCGCCGGCCCGGTCACGCAGGTTGTTGGCGACCAGGATCGCGGACGCCAGGGCCCCGGTCGCCACGCCGCCCCAGACGGCGGGCGCGGGGACGGACAGGGTCTGGACGTACGTCGTGCCCACGGTGGCGACCAGCCCGAAGAAGACGAAGACGAAGAACTCACCGAGGCCCGCGTAGCCGTAGGGACGGCGTCCGCCGGTGTAGTACCACCCGGCGAGGATGCAGGCCACGCCGACCGCGAGCAGCCACCACTGGCCGGTCAGCACGACCAGCGCCAGGCCGGCCACCGCGGCGATACCGAAGGATGCGAACGCCGCGAGCCTGACCGCCTTCGGGGTCGCCGCCCCGGACCCGACCAGACGCATGGGCCCCACGCGTTCGGCGTCGGTGCCGCGCACCCCGTCGGAGTAGTCGTTGGCGTAGTTGACCCCCACCTGGAGGGCGAGCGCCACGACCCCCGCGAGGGCCGCACGCAGCCAGTCGGCCTGCCCGAGGTGCAACGCGACCGCGGACCCCACGACCACCGGCGCCAGCGCCGCCGGGAGGGTGCGCAGGCGCGCCCCCTCGACCCATTCGGCCACCGTCGCCACGCGTGCTCCTCCTCGCCCGGGCCCCCGCCCGACCACGGACCATCCTCCCACGTCGGTGGCCGGGTAGATTGGACGCCATGCCTCGCGTCCTGCTCGTCCTCGCCATCGTCGCCGTCACGGTGTACGCCCTGGTGGAGGCCGCGCAGACCCCGGCCAACCGCACCCGGCTCATGCCGCGTTGGCTGTGGTTCGTCGCGATCGTGGCGCTGCCCGTGGTCGGCCCCGTCGGCTGGTTCGCCGTCGGCCGCCCGCCGGGCGGGGGCATCGCCGGCCCGGGGCGCCGTCCGCCGATCGCCCCCGACGACGACCCCGACTTCCTGCGCCGGCTCTGACCTCGGCGTGGTGCGGCGCCGAGGTCACGGTCACCGGTCGCTCCCGGCCCAGTCCACGAGCCCGTCGGCGTCGTGGCTGCCCCCGGGCCACACGGCCCGGACGATGCCCGCCGCGGCGAGGGCCTTGCGGCACCCGGGGCACGGCGGGTCGGTGAT
Proteins encoded:
- a CDS encoding NADH-quinone oxidoreductase subunit B, giving the protein MGIEDALPESGILTTTIEGIAGWMRRASIMPATFGLACCAIEMMAFGCARYDADRWGQVAFRASPRHADLLIISGRVSQKMAPVMRQVYDQMPNPKWVMAMGVCASSGGMFNNYAIVQGGDHIVPVDVYVPGCPPRPDMFIDGMFKLREIVLRDPMGAHRAKVLEDLEELQLAATPTLEMKGLMR
- a CDS encoding PLDc N-terminal domain-containing protein produces the protein MPRVLLVLAIVAVTVYALVEAAQTPANRTRLMPRWLWFVAIVALPVVGPVGWFAVGRPPGGGIAGPGRRPPIAPDDDPDFLRRL
- a CDS encoding demethylmenaquinone methyltransferase; translated protein: MQKFDARATLAKRRADVAAMFDGVAGRYDLMNDAMTGGLVRAWRAETLRAVDPRPGQRILDLAAGTGTSSRTFADAGALVVPADLSLGMVTEGKKRQPDLGFVNADALELPFADDTFDAVTISYGLRNIEDTLAALTEMRRVTAPGGVLVVAEFSTPTWGPFRTLYREYIPRVLPAIARVLSTNNPAYNYLAESINAWPDQATLAGLIREAGWHDVEWKNLTGGIVALHRAVA
- a CDS encoding geranylgeranyl reductase family protein yields the protein MTEQRAAQSVVESDVIVVGAGPGGSTAAKWLADRGLQVTLLEKATFPRDKVCGDGLTPRATKQLVRLGVDVSEEAGWVHNHGLRTYGGHPEPFEFRWPELAEFPNYGLTRRRGDFDEMLARLAVDAGATLHEGANVSDPIIDERTDRIVGVRTKAGVEYRAPITIAADGNSSRLAIAMGLEKNRKRPMGVAARAYFTSPARTHDDLMESHLELWDGKPGESNLLPGYAWLFALGDGTVNFGLGTVSSSAASAKMNFRDLMWKVLANFPAEWGLTQENMVGTIGSAALPMSFNRKPAYHRGLVLVGDSAGMVSPFNGEGIPYAMEAADMAADAIADARSRGFGTPGAEKALHGYRTRLEDEWGGYFRLGQVFVSLIERPEIMRLCTRYGLPRPTLMKFTMKLLAHLYDTKDGDWMDKTITSLTRVVPSA
- a CDS encoding NADH-quinone oxidoreductase subunit C is translated as MSDEKLPGEEKTIDGDVVPNPDSAPVAGLEREDVEPSPPVTRSGMWSEGSPDTSGYGGIVREYLPVQSSARPLDDANERLLTRLEGLVDGAISRVLFDRGELTIFVPREKLVEVVRALRDDAHLRFEGCMSVSGVHYPSDAGAELHVVYHLLSYTHNRRVRLEVTAPDADPHVPSVVPTYPAADWHERETWDMFGVIFDGHPALTRILMPDDWVGHPQRKDYPLGGIPVEYKGAVVPPPDQRREYR
- a CDS encoding ABC transporter ATP-binding protein, which codes for MASRAPVLTATSISKSFGPARIVHDFSLSVRAGEAVALTGRNGAGKSTILRMLVGAVRPDEGRVEFEGTRMSETNATIRKGMASVIDDLDFFPDLSVVEHLDLLARAHGVPDPESIVDEVLEEVQLVPQSGQLPGTLSSGQRRRLALGTAFVRPRRLLVLDEPEQRLDVEGVAWLAARLAEERKRGLAIVFASHEPYLVGQVATRIVQVGPPTPDADAAAEPGAGVEA
- a CDS encoding DUF6297 family protein, with product MARARRKGAKQQHQPEPQVVAPQPVVVPTDPYAEYADREWDFAWLPEEEPEVVDERALHALVKSWRHGRATRSILDVLQDAYIAIFSVAMIGAMVINVIVGSQTQSASCDTAACLNGRLLVPWGTFFAIAALAVSTARLFGPVLASAAEGFWLMEAPIGRKRILRGRLWAVVLGALVVAGLVSAGIAGIAGEPLWVVGAWAAASGLVASGLVAWSAWEQSFERVKALRVAQAVLAALAAVVLGTMVAVAAGWLHIEPPAWVRVVPWALAGLGLLMTVFFTVGAHRRLDRFARTRLTSGGSLVSGLQGAMFGLDLGLARDILVDREAIERGHVKPVPGRGLGAQALVWRDVQRLKRFPRPLIGLAGAVLAPYASDAIGLALLTPLLSAVALMFALVPTLGALRVLSRSSGLARALPFTTAQLRTATFAVPAVLALVWSLATIPAFLGVTGGLQRSPLAAVTVALACGVAGLAAAIRWQTAKPVNFAVPMMATGAGAVPPTLVFNLLRGFDVAALVSAPVLLNADPIWSLAIGVVVLVILRTGFNLEEMSEQAKEQQKLLDAEKAARAR
- a CDS encoding TM0106 family RecB-like putative nuclease, whose translation is MSFTLDAYAARSCPLKTVNLFTPNLVAPSLERPDPPFFRDADAIEAEVMAAVLGGPGRVVDLRPLREGPSADAEAACLEALASGADVVIAGLLPKDEVSHRRGRPSLLVRSRGEGGGYHPVQVKLHRVLEADPDGEPLDVASLTTPRRPVMVTGRRFRWGSRLNAALQMAHYWRLLEACGYAARIPWAGLVGIDKIALDPEHPGQVEQVITWLNLGQERVPPDPRHLDRPEDAEPVSTLARYDDEHRYRVELAQAALASSGQDQLLTPILSSECRGCVWQEHCQAQLDADDLSLRITKAPLDVHEVRTLRRLGISTVAELAHADLDDLLEQYLPRASHRLGSEERLRRAYRRATLMDAGVQLERQTQGPLDLPRHDLEIDVDIETSSDDRVYLWGFWVDDPSRGEPYGRQFATFADLDDAAELDLARRALGWLRQVVAGRDAAVYHYSDYEVIRLNRLAQRLGEVGTWATTWAADGFVDLFEVVRRNYFGANGLGLKVVTAAVTGFAWRDEDPGGLNSQSWFAEAVGDPDERVRELARVRVLEYNEDDVRATWHLRRWLREQA
- a CDS encoding 1,4-dihydroxy-2-naphthoate polyprenyltransferase; the encoded protein is MATVAEWVEGARLRTLPAALAPVVVGSAVALHLGQADWLRAALAGVVALALQVGVNYANDYSDGVRGTDAERVGPMRLVGSGAATPKAVRLAAFASFGIAAVAGLALVVLTGQWWLLAVGVACILAGWYYTGGRRPYGYAGLGEFFVFVFFGLVATVGTTYVQTLSVPAPAVWGGVATGALASAILVANNLRDRAGDAESGKRTLAVRLGDRGTRWFYVALVGLGALGIVLLAAGTTWWAALGLLGLIVLVGPVARVLQGARGPELIRVLKVTGIAEVLAAVGVLVGTVIG
- a CDS encoding NADH-quinone oxidoreductase subunit A, whose translation is MSPYVPILGVLFFSAILLAVMIVASLVIGPKTYNKVKYMPYECGIDPTPRAAGGGRFPVKYYITAMMFLVFDVEIAFLYPWVVAFDQLSMFAVLSMIVFLLLLCIAYYYEYKRGGMEWD